In Salmo trutta chromosome 28, fSalTru1.1, whole genome shotgun sequence, one DNA window encodes the following:
- the LOC115166411 gene encoding transcription factor Sp5-like yields the protein MAALTIQRTDNFLHTFLQDRTPSSSPEGAPNALSFLATTCSQAWQVGGTVVGGTVGSTVGSDGSQFPYEGSVRVGAASGMFQLWSNEVAVAPSSSLSASSLTAAAAAHQAMTLTVPKVQFPVGRGHSLQSGLGPHPHPHALHHHHHHHHHHHELPLTPPAEPPSAYSFELSPVKVLSSQSQGPNGPPYYPQHNAVSVGQNFPTFFQNSVSSARHHLSGGHHHVGEEGQQGWWSLPQTTGHSSSSNHPHAFSLGRQLVLGQQPQITALLQGTSKGLLSSTRRCRRCKCPNCQANGGGLEFGKKRLHICHIPECGKVYKKTSHLKAHLRWHAGERPFICNWLFCGKSFTRSDELQRHLRTHTGEKRFGCQQCGKRFMRSDHLSKHIKTHQSRKSRSGGNTSDSLLANIKTE from the exons ATGGCAGCTCTGACGATACAACGGACTGACAACTTTCTACACACTTTTTTACAG GACCGGACCCCCAGCTCATCCCCAGAAGGAGCCCCCAACGCCCTGTCCTTCTTGGCCACCACCTGTAGCCAGGCCTGGCAGGTGGGGGGGACGGTTGTGGGCGGCACTGTGGGCTCCACGGTGGGCTCTGATGGTTCCCAGTTTCCCTATGAGGGGTCCGTGAGGGTGGGCGCAGCCTCCGGGATGTTCCAACTGTGGAGCAACGAGGTGGCGGTGGCCCCTAGTTCTAGTCTCAGTGCCTCCAGCCTCACTGCAGCCGCGGCCGCCCACCAGGCCATGACGTTAACGGTGCCCAAGGTCCAGTTCCCTGTTGGACGTGGACACAGTCTGCAGTCTGGCCTTGGTCCTCACCCTCACCCCCACGCgctccaccatcaccaccaccatcaccaccaccaccacgagcTGCCCCTGACTCCGCCGGCCGAGCCTCCGTCCGCCTACTCCTTCGAGCTCTCTCCAGTCAAGGTCCTCTCATCCCAGAGCCAGGGCCCAAACGGGCCGCCCTACTACCCTCAACACAACGCAGTCTCTGTGGGACAGAACTTCCCCACCTTCTTCCAGAACTCTGTCTCTTCCGCCAGGCACCATCTATCCGGAGGACACCACCACGTTGGGGAGGAGGGCCAGCAGGGGTGGTGGAGCCTCCCCCAGACCACTGGCCACAGCAGCTCCTCCAACCACCCCCATGCCTTCTCCCTGGGCCGGCAGCTGGTCCTGGGTCAACAGCCCCAAATCACAGCCCTCCTCCAGGGCACCTCCAAGGGCCTGTTATCCTCCACACGCCGCTGCCGTCGCTGCAAGTGCCCCAATTGCCAGGCCAACGGCGGGGGACTCGAGTTTGGCAAGAAGAGACTGCACATCTGCCACATCCCAGAGTGCGGCAAGGTGTACAAGAAGACGTCTCACCTGAAGGCTCACCTGCGCTGGCATGCCGGGGAGAGGCCGTTCATCTGCAACTGGCTGTTCTGCGGGAAGAGCTTCACGCGCTCCGACGAGCTACAGCGCCACCTCAGAACACACACCGGGGAGAAGAGGTTCGGATGCCAGCAGTGTGGGAAGAGGTTCATGAGGAGCGACCACCtctccaaacacatcaagactcACCAGAGCAGGAAGAGCCGGTCCGGAGGGAACACGTCAGACTCTCTATTGGCCAATATCAAGACAGAGTAA